GTGGCGATCACCAGCCGCGGGGCACGTCGGAGGTCCATGACGGCGACGGAGAACATGCCGTCGAGCTGCTCGGCGAACCGCTCGCCGTACGTGAGGTAGAGCGCCGGCAGAATCGATCCGTCGCACCGGTCCTCGAAGTGGAATCCCTGCCTGATGAGTTCGGTGCGCAACCGGTCGTGGTTGTACAGCTCGCCGTTGAAGACGACGGTGATGTCACCGAGCCGGTACGGCTGGGCGCCTCCTTCGGGGTCCATGATCGACAGCCTGTTGTTGCCGAGGGCCCAGCCGGAGTGCTGGGCGAAGGACTGGGCGTCGGGCCCTCCGTGGTGCTGGAGGGCGGCGACGTCGCGCATCTCCTGGGCGGTGGTACGGGCGTGGAAGGATCCGTGGATTCGGCACATGGCTCAGATCACCTGACGTCGGAGGAGAGGCCGGCGGCGGAATAGAGCGCCGGGTCGTACGGGCTGGGACCGCCGCAGGTCACGAAACGCCTGGCGTCGGGACCGGTGTGCGGGTTGCGCGCCCCGTGCAGGACGCCGGGCGCCGCGTACAGCACGTCCCCGGCGGCGACGTCGATCCAGCGGTCGCGCAGGTACATCTGGCCGATGCCCTCGAAGGCGATGAACGCCTCGTCGCTGTCGGGGTGCAGATGCACGTTGAACGTCTGGCCCGGCTGCTGGATGCCGCAGTGCAGGCAGAGCTGGCTGCTGCCGTTGCCCGGCCAGAAGACGAAGTTCATGGTGGCGCGGTCGGAGTCGGGAGCTATCTGGCCGGTGCCGCCGAAGCCGCGCAGCTGGGTGGTCTCGTCCCAGAGGGTGGAGAAGGTCTCGGGGTCCGTACCGGGCCGGCGGCCCGCCGTGAGTGGCGTGCGCCAGATGTACACGGTCAGCCCTTCCGCGTCGGCGGTGAGACTCAGAGCCTGCCCGGTGGGCGCGTACACGGCGTGGGCGCGCTCGACCGGGTGACTGCGCGGCCCGACCGTCGCGGTGCCCCGACCGTCGAAGACGACTGCGGTGTTCTCCTCCCCGATGCTCCCGTCCGGGCTGAAGGACTCGCCGGCCGCGACGCGCACGACGTGCAGAGTGACGTGCGTGGCGCCTGAGGCCGGGCTCACCGGAGTGGCGATCGTGGTGCGCCTGCAGGCGATCCGGGTGAACTCGAACTCGGCGGCCGTGACGATCCTGGCACCCCCGAGAGGGGACGCTGCGAGGGTTCCCGAGAAGGATGTGCGCGTCATGCGAAGAGCTCCTTGAAGGGGGGAGGGGAGGGAGGGGAGGAGGACCGGGAGGGATGGACCCGTCCTCGTCCTGTGACCTCAGGCTCGCTCCGGCCGGTCCCGCCGTACTCCCGCTTCGCTACCGGGGAGAAGGAGATGACCGGGAACCACCCCGTATCGCGAGGGCTCTCAAGGAGTGCTCAACTCCCATGTGTATAAAGGGAGTTGAGGATCCGTAGATGGAAGGTCCACGCACAACGGGGCCGGCGCGGGCACCCCTCATGGGTGTCCGCGCCGGCCCCGGCTCGGTGTGGTGTGCCGTGCTGTGTCTACGGGCAGGCCTTCTCCGGGACACGAGCTGCCGCGACCGGTGCCTTCGGCGCCGGCTTCGCACGCCACGGCAGAGCGGAGAAGCGCCCCTCCGCGACGGCGAGCGCGGCGATCACGACGATGCCGCCCACCGGCACGTTCCAGGTCAGCGGTTCGCCCAGGGCCAGCACTCCGACGACCACGGAGAACACCGGCACGAGATAGTTCACACCCGAGGCCGTCGTCGGACCTGCGTCCGCGATCAGACGGTTGAGCAGGGCGAACGCGATACCGGTGGAGGCGGCGCCGAGGACCAGCAGGGAGAGCAGGGGCTTGGCGGTGAGGTCGCCGTGCAGCGTCCATCCGGTCATCACCGTGGTGACCACCACGGTGATGACGGCTGCCGCGCTCAGCTGGGCAGCGGTCACCGAGAGCGCCGGCAGCTTGTGGGGACCGATGAAGCGGCGGATGTAGACGAAGCTGACGGCATAGCTGGCCGCGGCGCCCACACAGGCGAGCTGCCCGCCGAGCGTGCCGAAACCGTTCGTGTTCCACGGTCCGACGACCACGATCAGTCCGATGAACCCTCCGACCAGTCCGGCCACCTTGCGGGTCGTCGGCCTCTCCTCGGAGAGCGCGAGAGCGGCGACACCCATGGTGATGAGGGGGGTCGCCCCCTGGATCACCCCGGCGATGGTCGCGGTGGTGTGCTGCTCACCGATCGCGAAGAGCGTGAAGGGGATGACGTTACCGAAGACGGACGCCACGGTGATGTGGCCCCACAGCTTCCGGGAGGGCAGGGTCAGCCGCTTCAGGGCGAGCATGCCGAGGACGACCAGGGCGCCGACGATCAGCCGGCCCGAGGCGAGCTGGAGGGGCGCGAAGGCCTCCAGGGACATCTTGATGAAGGCGAAGCTGCAGCCCCACAGGGCGGCCAGCAGGCCGAAACGGCCCCAGTTGACGAGATTCATGCGGTGTTCTCCTCGGAGGGACAGGGCGAATGACGCCCGTCGGTCAGTGGTGGTGGAGGTGGTGCGGGGCCGGGTGGTGGTGGGTGCCGTCCGGGCCGTGACGGTGCGAGGGGTCGTTCCCGTGCGGGTGGTCGTGATCCGTGTCGGGGGCATCGACCTCGAACTGGTCGTACTTCTCCATCAGGGCGACCATCTCCTCGCGCGACGGGCGGTTCCCGTCGGCGAGAAGACCGGCCAGACCCTCGAAGTACCCCTCACGGTGCTCGGCCGGAGTGAAGATGATCAGCATCTCGACGAGCGAGTCGCTCTCGTTGCGGAAGCCGTGCACGGCGTTCTCCGGGACATGCAGGAAGTCACCCGCTCTCGCCGTGCGCCAGC
The DNA window shown above is from Streptomyces sp. Alt3 and carries:
- a CDS encoding cupin domain-containing protein produces the protein MTRTSFSGTLAASPLGGARIVTAAEFEFTRIACRRTTIATPVSPASGATHVTLHVVRVAAGESFSPDGSIGEENTAVVFDGRGTATVGPRSHPVERAHAVYAPTGQALSLTADAEGLTVYIWRTPLTAGRRPGTDPETFSTLWDETTQLRGFGGTGQIAPDSDRATMNFVFWPGNGSSQLCLHCGIQQPGQTFNVHLHPDSDEAFIAFEGIGQMYLRDRWIDVAAGDVLYAAPGVLHGARNPHTGPDARRFVTCGGPSPYDPALYSAAGLSSDVR
- a CDS encoding DMT family transporter; its protein translation is MNLVNWGRFGLLAALWGCSFAFIKMSLEAFAPLQLASGRLIVGALVVLGMLALKRLTLPSRKLWGHITVASVFGNVIPFTLFAIGEQHTTATIAGVIQGATPLITMGVAALALSEERPTTRKVAGLVGGFIGLIVVVGPWNTNGFGTLGGQLACVGAAASYAVSFVYIRRFIGPHKLPALSVTAAQLSAAAVITVVVTTVMTGWTLHGDLTAKPLLSLLVLGAASTGIAFALLNRLIADAGPTTASGVNYLVPVFSVVVGVLALGEPLTWNVPVGGIVVIAALAVAEGRFSALPWRAKPAPKAPVAAARVPEKACP
- a CDS encoding cupin domain-containing protein; the encoded protein is MSHAMFRAYADAVKAEIGTATTTRFIALAETTDGRFGLFHHSMLPGAGGADPHYHSRISESFYVLTGEVRLHDGTGWRTARAGDFLHVPENAVHGFRNESDSLVEMLIIFTPAEHREGYFEGLAGLLADGNRPSREEMVALMEKYDQFEVDAPDTDHDHPHGNDPSHRHGPDGTHHHPAPHHLHHH